Proteins from a single region of Paenibacillus sp. BIHB 4019:
- the rpiA gene encoding ribose-5-phosphate isomerase RpiA, giving the protein MNVKQLAAEKAVQLVQDGMLIGLGTGTTAYWAILKLAQRMKLEGLDIKAVASSKQSEDLAAEYGIPLVPFAEITAIDLTIDGADEVDGELHLIKGGGGALLREKILAAHSKTFVVIVDESKKVSQLGHFPLPVEVVPFASNLTLQKLRELGCTAELRASADGTFVTDNGNYIADCRFGTIASPSELHEQLNAIPGVVENGLFISMATQVIVGFDTGETETLAPVKR; this is encoded by the coding sequence TTGAACGTCAAGCAATTGGCAGCAGAGAAAGCCGTCCAGCTTGTGCAGGATGGCATGCTTATTGGGCTTGGAACAGGAACGACAGCGTATTGGGCGATATTGAAGCTGGCCCAAAGAATGAAGCTCGAAGGACTGGACATTAAAGCGGTGGCCAGCTCCAAGCAGTCGGAGGATTTAGCGGCTGAATACGGCATTCCGTTAGTTCCGTTCGCTGAAATTACGGCGATTGATTTAACGATTGATGGAGCGGATGAAGTAGACGGAGAGCTTCATTTGATTAAAGGCGGCGGCGGTGCGCTATTGCGGGAAAAAATTCTTGCCGCTCACAGCAAAACCTTTGTCGTGATCGTGGACGAGTCCAAAAAAGTAAGCCAGCTTGGACATTTTCCGCTTCCGGTGGAAGTCGTGCCCTTCGCCTCTAATTTGACGCTGCAAAAGCTGAGAGAGCTTGGCTGCACCGCCGAGCTGCGGGCATCGGCAGACGGAACCTTTGTAACGGATAATGGCAACTATATTGCTGATTGCCGTTTCGGTACGATTGCTTCGCCTTCCGAGCTGCATGAACAGCTGAATGCGATTCCTGGCGTAGTGGAAAATGGCTTGTTTATATCGATGGCAACCCAAGTGATTGTCGGCTTCGATACGGGGGAGACCGAGACTCTGGCTCCGGTCAAACGTTAA
- a CDS encoding ABC transporter substrate-binding protein produces MAFGRKGLSLFCAIMVLVMVLGACGGGETKGEAGAVQTEQASASPENQSTEPRTVEHVLGKIEVPAQPQRVIGLFVEDEMSTLGVKPIMQYSSGAYYQTYLEDYLKDVPKLDTSAFNFEAIMAAQPDLIILGFQGWAEEGIYEKLSKIAPTYVFTGSEIQYPENWQKNLLIVADLLGKTEQAEAVIKKREAETKLAKEQLQVAAKGTTAAMVRIHASKELRLYGGPGGQVGTALYGDFGLEPAPIVRKLAWGEDNDIQTISMEIIPQIDADYIFLAVDEGREEQAEELKESSLWKSIPAVQQGHVYEVRGDVWITNGPLAYEKKLEDVMKAIIPSK; encoded by the coding sequence ATGGCATTTGGTAGAAAAGGCTTGTCCTTATTTTGCGCTATAATGGTGCTTGTAATGGTGCTTGGAGCATGCGGCGGCGGCGAGACGAAGGGAGAGGCTGGTGCAGTACAGACAGAGCAAGCATCGGCATCGCCTGAAAATCAATCCACAGAGCCGCGTACCGTTGAGCATGTGCTCGGCAAAATTGAAGTACCCGCGCAGCCACAGCGCGTTATTGGATTATTCGTCGAAGACGAAATGAGTACGCTTGGCGTCAAACCGATCATGCAATACTCAAGCGGAGCCTATTATCAGACCTATCTCGAAGATTATTTGAAGGATGTTCCGAAGCTGGACACGAGTGCTTTTAATTTTGAGGCCATCATGGCTGCACAGCCGGATCTCATTATTCTCGGGTTCCAGGGCTGGGCAGAGGAAGGCATCTATGAAAAATTATCAAAAATTGCGCCTACCTATGTATTTACTGGCAGTGAAATTCAATATCCGGAAAACTGGCAAAAAAACCTGCTTATTGTAGCAGATCTGCTCGGAAAGACAGAACAAGCAGAAGCCGTTATTAAAAAGCGCGAAGCGGAAACGAAGCTGGCTAAAGAGCAGCTGCAGGTTGCTGCTAAAGGGACAACGGCAGCTATGGTTCGCATTCATGCCAGTAAAGAGCTTAGATTATACGGAGGTCCTGGAGGTCAGGTGGGAACAGCGTTGTATGGAGATTTTGGGCTGGAGCCTGCACCGATTGTTCGCAAGCTGGCTTGGGGAGAAGATAACGATATCCAAACGATTTCTATGGAAATTATTCCGCAGATTGATGCCGATTATATTTTCCTCGCCGTTGATGAAGGAAGAGAGGAACAGGCTGAGGAGCTTAAAGAAAGCAGCCTGTGGAAGAGCATTCCAGCCGTCCAACAAGGCCATGTCTATGAAGTACGCGGCGATGTATGGATCACCAACGGCCCACTTGCCTATGAGAAAAAGCTGGAAGACGTCATGAAGGCGATTATTCCCAGTAAATAA
- a CDS encoding AraC family transcriptional regulator, translating to MNRSTPNKGSEAIPFHSYFFRLVDMVSIANSRDSQMLASVSLSYRLIVVTSGSGSLYIDDSCYAAALGSCYGIVPGAKLDIADDEEERQDLHYMCMTFDIVCAQPHSSLPHHFPNGEMIIEPFVRTLAIMRKLLATKNHKTEEEQLSYYFRFQKLMHAILKQNTTINETTTSMQAVERTVSFLKNHFYEEISTQQLAEQCGLGTKQYILLFKKITGSNPHEYITELRMRKAKELLLVSRQPLSDIAEQVGFRDAYYFNRRFKQITGVPPRVYVNTRQYKIMSMSYACSLLALGIKPVGAPAYHLGYYAQRLGEAIASIGDKSTFYYDKMIELKPDLIISCDTLGNEMQLKLERIAPVVTIPWMGLHATEHLQAIGDLLGMGKQAQSWVDGYEMKREGAQKRIKPYLNTNETVGLIVIEGKELFVLGDRNAGEVMYRSFGLQPPPLVQNLLVERPNQYGRKVAAEQLWQYEADRLFIIVYGAEAALTYKQLQHNPHWRQLSAVRQGKVQTIDPEKWIFYDVLSLSGQLDEGINVLAHL from the coding sequence ATGAATAGAAGCACTCCGAATAAAGGCTCTGAGGCCATCCCCTTTCATTCATACTTTTTTAGGCTGGTTGATATGGTATCCATAGCTAACAGCAGGGACAGCCAGATGCTCGCAAGCGTAAGTCTGAGCTACAGGCTGATTGTTGTAACTAGCGGCTCAGGCAGCTTATATATAGACGACAGCTGTTATGCAGCTGCCCTTGGCAGTTGTTATGGAATTGTTCCTGGGGCGAAGCTAGACATCGCTGATGATGAAGAAGAGAGGCAGGACTTGCACTATATGTGCATGACCTTTGACATCGTTTGCGCTCAGCCTCATAGCAGCTTGCCGCATCATTTCCCGAATGGCGAAATGATCATTGAGCCTTTCGTTCGTACGCTTGCGATAATGCGCAAGCTGCTCGCTACGAAAAATCATAAAACAGAGGAAGAACAGCTCAGCTATTATTTTCGTTTCCAGAAGCTGATGCATGCCATTCTAAAGCAAAATACGACCATAAATGAAACGACCACCTCCATGCAGGCCGTGGAACGGACCGTTTCTTTTTTGAAAAACCATTTTTATGAGGAGATAAGCACGCAGCAATTAGCCGAGCAGTGCGGGCTAGGCACAAAGCAATACATCCTTCTATTCAAAAAAATAACAGGCTCTAATCCTCATGAATATATAACGGAGCTGCGAATGCGCAAGGCCAAGGAGCTGCTGCTTGTTTCCAGGCAGCCGCTTTCTGACATTGCAGAGCAGGTTGGATTCCGCGACGCCTATTATTTTAACCGGCGTTTTAAGCAGATAACAGGCGTCCCTCCGCGGGTATATGTGAACACGCGCCAATATAAAATTATGTCCATGAGTTATGCTTGTTCGCTGCTGGCGCTCGGCATAAAGCCGGTTGGCGCACCTGCCTATCATTTGGGCTATTATGCTCAACGTTTAGGAGAGGCCATTGCTAGCATTGGGGATAAGTCCACCTTCTATTATGACAAAATGATTGAGCTAAAACCTGATCTTATCATCAGTTGTGACACACTAGGCAATGAAATGCAGCTAAAGCTGGAGCGCATAGCTCCGGTTGTAACGATTCCTTGGATGGGGCTGCACGCGACTGAGCATTTACAGGCAATCGGCGATTTGCTTGGGATGGGCAAGCAGGCGCAAAGCTGGGTTGACGGCTACGAGATGAAGCGGGAGGGGGCGCAAAAGCGGATCAAGCCCTATTTAAATACGAATGAGACCGTGGGACTTATCGTTATTGAAGGGAAAGAGCTATTTGTGCTTGGGGACCGTAATGCAGGCGAGGTCATGTATCGTTCCTTCGGTTTACAGCCGCCTCCGCTTGTTCAAAATTTGCTTGTGGAACGTCCAAACCAATACGGCAGGAAGGTAGCGGCCGAGCAGCTCTGGCAATATGAAGCCGATCGGTTGTTTATCATTGTATATGGGGCGGAGGCTGCCCTAACGTATAAGCAACTGCAGCACAATCCCCACTGGAGGCAATTGTCAGCTGTCCGTCAAGGCAAGGTGCAGACCATTGATCCCGAAAAATGGATTTTTTACGATGTGCTTTCGCTCTCAGGGCAATTGGATGAGGGGATTAATGTGCTTGCTCACCTATGA
- a CDS encoding endospore germination permease, which translates to MVKALHQVSFLQICMILMMTVGLTNHVVVNPLILDASGRDAWISVLLTGVLFLPWCILLVLFMKRSGQQKLHPWLASKTNPVFAWLMIIPLGLQLLFIGGFTLIDTVRWTTTNYMPSTPRSALIITLCLVCCYFAISGIRMIAIAAGIMLPVVILLGYFVAIANTPEKDYRLLQPVLENGWQPAIHGMIYVGGGFVEMIMLLAIQHRIKSRVKAWQLLILAVLLIYITLGPIIGGITEFGHVESAKQMESPFEQWRLVKFGNIEHVDFLSEFQWLSGAVIRTSFAMFLLGELIPFRKKEGTRRLILLLTLGYILLGFIPINGYSSYLWLYHYYFPVTLATVLVLSAVFLAIALLKRQREGNLA; encoded by the coding sequence ATGGTTAAGGCGCTGCATCAAGTAAGCTTTCTGCAAATATGCATGATTCTCATGATGACCGTTGGCTTAACGAATCATGTCGTTGTGAATCCTTTAATTTTGGATGCTTCCGGCAGGGACGCCTGGATTTCCGTCTTATTGACAGGTGTATTATTTTTGCCATGGTGCATCTTGCTGGTGCTATTTATGAAGAGATCGGGCCAACAGAAGCTGCACCCTTGGCTGGCGTCCAAAACAAATCCGGTTTTTGCATGGCTAATGATTATTCCGCTCGGTCTGCAATTGCTTTTCATCGGGGGATTCACCTTGATTGATACGGTCAGATGGACGACTACTAATTATATGCCCAGCACGCCAAGATCGGCTTTAATTATCACCCTATGTCTAGTATGCTGTTATTTTGCAATATCCGGCATTCGCATGATTGCGATTGCTGCCGGGATTATGCTTCCCGTAGTTATTTTGCTAGGCTACTTTGTAGCCATTGCTAATACGCCAGAGAAAGATTACCGTCTTTTGCAGCCTGTCCTTGAAAATGGCTGGCAGCCCGCGATTCATGGCATGATCTATGTCGGTGGCGGATTTGTAGAAATGATTATGCTTTTAGCTATCCAGCACCGGATCAAGTCCCGCGTAAAGGCATGGCAGCTTCTCATTTTGGCCGTTCTCTTAATTTATATTACGCTTGGGCCTATTATCGGGGGCATTACGGAGTTTGGGCATGTAGAATCGGCAAAGCAGATGGAATCCCCTTTTGAGCAATGGAGGCTTGTGAAATTCGGCAACATTGAGCATGTGGATTTTTTATCGGAGTTTCAATGGCTGTCTGGAGCTGTTATTCGTACAAGCTTTGCTATGTTTTTATTGGGAGAGCTCATTCCCTTTCGGAAAAAGGAAGGGACGCGGCGACTCATTCTGTTGCTGACACTTGGCTATATTCTCTTGGGGTTCATTCCGATTAATGGTTATTCCTCTTATCTATGGCTCTATCACTATTACTTCCCCGTCACGCTGGCGACGGTTTTGGTTCTTTCAGCCGTATTCCTCGCAATCGCTTTGCTGAAGCGGCAAAGGGAGGGGAACCTGGCATGA
- a CDS encoding spore germination protein, whose translation MNKTKPQPAEPWNLQSISALFPHSADVLIQRFQFDEDVRSEIILVYSEGLCDTSQIGKYILPDLEQLYRKNGFAHLQTGKLYGTLPLIPAAADALPEQLCEWIFQGDLLLLFNESNAIFRMTLGHHPHRTPEESTTEVSIKGARDGFVEDVGINVALIRKRIRSQSLCYETVTLGRRTRTKVGLLYIDDIISPNVLSEVRNRLNSIDVDGLYSINQLEEMLVEEKYSLFPLLDFTGRPDYAVSSLLAGRFIVIVDGNPMVLIGPSTFFLMLKSPEDLYFNFQYVSFARLLRIFSFFISILLPGLWIALSAFHQDQIPFRLMSTIAAARIGLPFSGALEFLILLLLLEIFREAGVRLPSSIGQSLTVIGGLIIGDSAIRAGFVSPSVVVVGAITAVAGATLVNQSLSTTVSVIRFLLFVAGSLLGMYGFILGIVVLIGYMGRLSSFGVPFLSPFSPPIMKDIFAAALRLPWVKQKQRPETLHTVDSDKQGED comes from the coding sequence ATGAACAAAACCAAGCCTCAGCCTGCTGAGCCATGGAACCTGCAGTCGATATCCGCTTTATTTCCCCATTCTGCGGATGTATTGATCCAGCGATTTCAATTTGATGAGGATGTCCGATCAGAGATCATTCTTGTTTATAGCGAAGGGTTATGTGATACTTCCCAAATTGGAAAATATATTCTTCCGGATCTAGAGCAGCTATATCGTAAAAATGGATTTGCACATTTGCAAACGGGGAAGCTATATGGGACGCTGCCGCTCATTCCAGCAGCTGCGGATGCGCTGCCAGAGCAGCTTTGCGAGTGGATTTTCCAAGGTGATTTGCTGCTCCTGTTTAATGAATCAAATGCAATATTTCGAATGACGCTTGGCCATCATCCTCATCGTACACCAGAGGAATCAACAACAGAAGTGTCGATTAAAGGGGCTAGAGACGGCTTTGTGGAGGATGTGGGCATAAATGTAGCGCTCATTCGCAAACGAATTCGCAGCCAATCTTTGTGCTATGAGACGGTAACGCTCGGCAGACGAACGAGAACGAAGGTTGGTCTATTGTACATCGACGACATCATTTCGCCAAATGTGCTGAGCGAGGTTAGAAATAGATTAAACAGCATTGATGTGGATGGGCTGTACAGCATTAATCAATTGGAAGAAATGCTTGTGGAAGAGAAGTATAGCTTATTTCCTTTGCTCGACTTTACGGGACGGCCGGATTATGCAGTAAGCAGCTTGCTCGCAGGCAGATTTATCGTGATTGTGGATGGCAATCCAATGGTTTTAATCGGCCCAAGCACCTTTTTTCTTATGCTGAAATCGCCTGAAGACTTATATTTTAACTTTCAATATGTTTCGTTTGCGCGCTTGCTGCGCATTTTTAGTTTTTTCATTTCTATTTTGCTGCCGGGGCTGTGGATTGCGCTTTCCGCCTTTCATCAAGATCAAATTCCGTTTAGGCTAATGTCGACAATTGCTGCTGCCCGAATTGGACTGCCCTTCTCAGGAGCATTGGAATTTTTAATTTTGCTTCTGCTGCTGGAAATATTCAGAGAGGCTGGCGTTCGCCTGCCAAGCTCCATCGGCCAAAGCTTAACCGTCATTGGCGGATTAATTATTGGCGATTCTGCTATTCGCGCAGGTTTTGTGTCACCGAGCGTCGTCGTTGTGGGCGCAATTACGGCAGTTGCTGGAGCGACACTTGTCAATCAATCGTTAAGTACGACGGTGAGTGTTATCCGTTTTCTGCTATTTGTAGCGGGCTCATTACTGGGAATGTACGGTTTCATATTAGGGATTGTCGTGCTTATCGGTTATATGGGGCGGCTCAGCTCCTTCGGAGTTCCGTTCCTGTCACCGTTTTCTCCTCCCATTATGAAGGATATTTTTGCGGCTGCGCTTCGGCTGCCCTGGGTCAAGCAGAAACAAAGGCCGGAAACATTGCATACGGTTGATTCGGACAAGCAAGGGGAAGATTAG